GATTCTTAATATAAATGACAGTCTTAAGGAGGAAAATCCTTTAACTGGTAATGTGTCTCCAAAGGGTAAAATTTCTTCAAAGGGTAAAGTTTTACACCTGGCAGGGGTGAACACTCTCCATCATCTTACCAAGGTAATATCTCCAGATCTGATTGTGGCCAGAGTACTTCCAATGGTTTATTCAGTAAGGAAGTCTCTGGAACTGGGCATACCTTATGTTAATATATTGGCCATGGAGGGAACCTTTTCCCGCCGCTTCAATGGCATTCTTATGGAAGAATTCCAGATAAAAGTAGTGTTAACCAAGGAAAGTGGTCCAAGCGGGGGGACCATGTCCAAGATCCAGGCGGCACTAGACTTGGAGGTGCCGGTGGTGATTGTGATGCGCCCGGAAATAGATGAATTGAATGGGAAGATGGTGTTTGGTGAGGTGGAACTTCTCATTGGTGAGGTCTTTTCCAGATGTCAGACTCAATCAGAATCTGGTTAAAAATATTTTTTTTATGGGATTTCTTTTAAAGGAAATTTTAGGTAACTAAGTAGTTGAAAAATCGATAAGAAATTAATGTAAGCCTCAGCTCGCCCATCAGTCATCATCAGTTCAGAGCTCATAGGGTTCATCATTGGCTTGTATACTAATTTAATGTTTATTTTTTATTAGTTTTATATTCTTTCAATGAAAAAATTAATTAATATAAACATGGAATTCACATTTAAAACAGCAGACCCACAAATAGGAGATTGTAATAGCAAAACTATATTATCAAGTATAAACTGGGCAGCAGAGGTCTATGGCGCTAAATAGTAAATATTTTCCTTTTATTTTTCCTTCATTTTCATGCAATAATTTATATTCCAATATTTCTTATTTAATATGGTTCATTCAACAATCACTTTATCGCCTAGAATGAGGGGTATACTCTGTTGGAATTGTTTGTATTTGTTGTAATCCATAACTATAAAAGTGTAATCAGCGGAGGTGGTCTCAACTTTTATTGAAGGGGCTAAAAGCATTCTTTTTTTCCCCATTACTACGTTTATTATTTCATTATACGGTATGGTAATTACATTTGAATTTCTAGCTGCCATTTCCTTGAAGTTCATGGTACGAGCTGCTTTTTCTCTGTCAGAAAGGCTCTTTTTTTCCACATAATGGCCTATAATTCCTCCGAATGCAAATCCCATTCCACCAGTTAAAAAAGATCCTTCAGCAACGTAGAGGTTTTTATCAGTGAAGTAGAGAGTTTTCCGGTTGGTAAGACCAGATTTCCATGTAACGTTAATCATTTCCTGAAGTAATTCGTTTTCACCATGGGAAACTTGTGGTTCGCTTTGACTCTGAGATTTTAGAGTTTCGTTTTGATCATCTGATATTTTTTGCAATTTCTGACCACAATTAGAACAGTAAACTGCACTATCCCCATTTTTATTACCACAATTGGTGCAAAAAACCATTTTTTTATACACTCCTATTAATATTAAATTACTCTCTTTTTGAAGGTATGATTATTTGTTATATTTTATTATAACAGCGTCAATATAAGTCCTAAAATCATGCTTATGCCCGCTATGATAACTATGTTCCGACCGTGAAACTTTGAGCTGGGGTTATCTTTAGATAATAAATACAAACCAATTAAAATCCCAAAAAGTCCACCTAAAATAGCTAATATGTATCCCAAAATTACAATCAAAATAGAAGGTTTTTTTGCATCATAATAATCAAATGATTGGTCTTCAGTGTTATTTAATATTTTACCGCAATTTTGACAATACTGGGCATTTTCAAGGTTTTCAGTTCCACAATTCGTACAGAACATGCTCAAGTACCTCCTTAAAGTTAATTATACATAGAAATCAAGGGACTGCAGTGATTTTAAACTATTTATTAATCTTTTTTATTTCTCATTTACACCTTACCTTTATTATTGGATTAACCCGCCCAATCAAAAGATTTTATTTATAATCTAATTTTTGGATTAATAAAATTTATAGGATAGATATTATCCTCCCCTTAAGTGAAATTAGTATACATTCCATTGGCAGGGGAGGAATTATACCATTATCCAAATTCAGTTAATATACTAACTCCCAGTCTTCAGTGGTTCCATCACCATCTACATCATAATCAATACCAGTTTCTTTGTGGGCAGAACTTGATTTCGTCTCTGTGCCTTGAGTTGGGGTCTGAGTCGCTGTTTCAGTTGCAGTCGTTGTTTCAGTTGTGGGTGGTGCTTCAGGTAAAACTCCAGGTGTTACTATCACAATAGTGCCAACACCCTGGGTATTGCTGGAAATATCTATGGTGGCACCATTGGGCAAAGTTAATGTGACCTGAATCTGACCATTGGCATCTTTGGTACCTCTTGTTGGTATAAAAACACTTTTTCCATTGAATACGCTGGCAATATTTGGATTTGTCCCAATGTATTTCACAGGAACTTGCCATACGGTTTTCCCATTTTGTTTAACCTTCGTTGGTTTACTGACCACAAAATTTTTGGCCTCCCCTGGATAATTGTTGGTGGTATTGTTCACAATATTGTTCACAATATTAACAGCACCCTCCTCTGAAATGGCTTCCTGGGCAAACACGTCTGTTCCAAATATAATGTATGCTCCAAAAACAGATACAAGCAGGATAATCACACCTATCAAAATAAAAACAGTACCTGAAACTGGATTCTTATCATTCGATGAGTGTCCAGATGAATTTTGTGCATACGGTCTTTTTACAGGTTTTTCAACACCCGAATCCATTCTATAGCCACAACTTTCACAAAATTGGGCATTTTTTTGGTTTTGAGTTCCACATTTCGGACAGAACATTTCCTAACAATCCCCTAATTATTATTAACCAATAACTTAATTCAATCTCAATATTTATCCTGCTGTTGATTATTATTATAAAAATTATCTGTGAAAATAAAACAAAATTATGTTATTTTATGATTTCTGGGGGGGGGAATAAACTTTCAAATGAATCCAATTTTGAATATTAAATTTAGAAAAAGTAAATAGGGAGATTTAATTTGTATGTAGTCCAGAAAAATATTTTTACTAGGTGCTGAACTTTTCTGATACTAAAAAGAAGGAATAAATGGATATAAGTTCCTAAAAATGGAACTTTATCCGTACATCACTCCAGCTTCTTTTCGCATTTCCTCGTCACGTTCCATGCCGATGATCTTATCCACTGCATCCAGGAAGTCGTTCATAACCACAATGGGTCTTTCCTCCCTTATGGCGAACATACCTGCCTCGGTACAGATTGCTTTAAGATCTGCTCCGGATGCACCTTCACTGAGGCTGGAGACGAGTTCAACGTCCACATCTTCTTCTAAATTCATGTTTTTAGTGTGGATCTTAAGTATTTCTCTCCTACCATCCTCGTTGGGTATGGGCACTTCGATGAAACGGTCGAACCTTCCGGGACGGAGTAGAGCAGGGTCCAGTATGTCAGGTCGGTTGGTGGCAGCAACTATTCCCACATCTCCCCTTCCCTCAAACCCATCCATTTCTGCTAAAAGCTGCATTAGGGTTCTTTGAACCTCACGATCACCGCTGGTGGAACTTTTAAGTCTTTTAGCTGCAATGGCGTCTATTTCGTCTATGAATATTATGCTTGGGGCTTTTTCCTTGGCCAGTTCAAATACACCACGCACCAGGCGGGCTCCTTCTCCAATATATTTCTTCACGAATTCAGAGGCCACGATTTTAATGAAGGTAGCATTGGTTTCATGGGCCACGGCTTTAGCCAGTAAAGTTTTACCAGTACCTGGAGGCCCGTAGAGGAGCACTCCTTTTGGTGGTTCTATTCCGATATCGGTGAATAGCTCTGGTTTTTTAAGTGGTAATTCAACGGTCTCCTTGATCTCCACGATCTGTTCTTCGAGTCCGCCGATCTGTTCGTAACTTACATTTGGTTTTTCTTCAACTTCCATACCAGTTACGAGTGGATCTTTTTCAGATGGTAAAACACTGACGATGCTGAATGTCTGCTGGTTAAGGGCCACTCTGGCTCCGGGTTCCAGTGACTTTTCATCTAAGAAACGAGAATAACCAATTACAAAGTGGGGTCCGGTACTGCTTTTTACCACAACTTTCCCCTCATCTAAAACTTCAGTTACAGTTGCAATTACCAGTGGTGGTGATCTAAACCTTTCGATTTCCCCACGTAGGGATTTCACTTCACGGTCCAGTCTCATCTTCTCGTTTTCAATCAGGAGCTTGTCTTTTTCCAGTTTCCTGACCTTCCACATCAAATTTCTCTTAGTTTTGGCGTTATCCTCTTTCAGGATTTTTATCTCTTTTTTTAGGTCTTCTATCTTTTTTAAGATGTTTTGGGATGTTTTTTCCATCTTACAAGTTCACTCCTCATTAGGTTGGTGAAGAATAATATCAGCTTATATTGATATTATTTATTGGGTTTATTGTCTCTAATAATATTTAAGTATTGAGGTATTCAAATATATACCAATTAAACTATAAAGATTACCAATTAAAACTAAAGGGATCAGCATGAGATGTGAGATATGCGGAAAAAAGGTTATTGGAAAGCCAATTAGAACGAAAATCGAAAATTCAATTATGTTAACCTGTAATGATTGTTCAAAATTTGGTAAAGTACAGAGAGAACCCCCAAAACCACAACGTGGCCCTGGAAGCAGGGCTCCGGCAGGTAGAAGACGATCATATAGATCTCAGGAACCAACACATGAGGTTATTGAGGACTACCAGACTGTTATAAGGGAAGCCCGTGAGAAAAAGGGTTGGTCCCGTGAAGATCTTGGTGAAAAAATATATGAAAAGGTTTCAGTGATACACCGTCTTGAATCAGGGAAAATGGTTCCTGATCTGAAACTGGCGAGGAAACTGGAAAGAATCTTAAAGGTAACTCTCCTGGAAAAAACAGAACAGGCACAAATGGATGACCAGAATGCTGCCCATATACGAAGAGCTACTATTGGTGATATAGCAAGGATCAAAAAGGGTTGAAAGACTTTTATCATTCATTTTTTTTTATTTTTTTATTCGTCTAACCATATTTTTTCATGACTAAAATCTCCCCAAATCTAAGTAAATTTTATTTTTACTGGTAGTTTTTTCTTCATATAATAGTCAGTTAAAAATAAGACAGTATAAAAAATAGAAGGATTTAAAAAAAATAATTCTAAACAAAAATATCTTCCTTTCATTTATAATCTTATTTATGCGATGGAGGATTTTTTGCACTGTTTGTTTTCTTCTTGGAAGAGTAATATCCTTTGAGTGGGGGGAGAGTGTTGAATATTTTCTTAATCTCTTCCCACTGACGGTATTCTTCGCTTATAACCACTAAATGTGCAGGGGGGTGTATCTTTCTAATCTGGAGAATACTAAGGGTAGCATCTTCCTTTACAGATACTAAAACTGCAATTTTAGATTTTGACCTTAATCTGTCTTTCATTATGCTTTTAGCATATTTATCGGCTAGATTATTGTCAATAATCCTCGGGGTTCCGTTAATCTTAAGTCCGGCGTGTCTTTCAATATCTGCCAGACTGTTAAGGATTTTTGTCTGGTTTTCAGCACGAATAAGTACAATGGTCATGGGTTATCGCCTTTTTTTAAGGAATGAACTGATTAGTGTGCTTCTGAATAGAACTAGAATTATTAGTATCAGTCCAATTGCAGTTTGTATACTTCCCACAATGTCCAGTATGGATGTGCTTATTGGCAGGTTCCATGGTGGTGAAGTTCGGTGGTCTGGTAGGGGTTTGAAGTAAACTCCCACGGAACGTGTGTTTTCCACTATGTTTATGTCTTTGGGTTCGATGTAATTCACTCCCACTAAAAGACCATTATCAATGGCATTGTTTATGGACTTGGCGATGGTTGCACTGTTGTAGCCGGTTTTCTTAACGGAATACTGGACAATTTCTTGGGTTGTTTCATAAACACCAGGAGCATCAGTTCCGTACACAGATACAGTGGTGCTGTTACTGGTGACCGTTATTTTGTTCGCCAGAGCCTCATAGGCGTAAACAGTTTTTAGTGCGGTGCCATCGTAGGGACAGGTCTGATAGTTCTCTGCTGCTGGGTATGCAATGCTCCAGCCATCTACAGGACATTCTTTAGAATAGGGTTCATCCATAGGGTAACCGGTGGTGTTTAGTTTGGAAGGAGTGAACATATCACCACTGGTAATGGAAGATACCAGGTTATTTCCCCCTCCACCATATTTTTCACCTGAATCCTTAGCCACTTCCTCAAATGCCGCACCTAAAATCTCAGTGGCAGGGTAACCGTCACGAATCATTTTACCAATCATGATTGCAGTTTCCTGACGCACAGTTTCAGCAGTCCCGTACTGGGGGTTACCATGAGTGTTACGTAGGTGTATAATGGCTCCTTTCTGTCCTGCGGGAAGTGTGGCCAGTCCTCCAGAAGCTGGAGTGGCGGTTATGGTTCCGTCACCAGCAACTGAAACAACATAAACATCAAAGGATCCTCCTACTGCAGCCCCAATGGTGGGTCCTCCGGTCATTACCCTTATGCCTGAGTAACTACTGGCTGCACTGGCAGCTTCGGATGCTGTTGCACCATTATTAAGTCGTTTAATAGTTTCTACAATGGCTGCCAGTCGAGGAGTTTCATTTCCTTCACCTCCAGAGAGAACGGTGAAATGTTTCTCTTTGGACATGATGAATGTTGATTGGAACATGTTATCTGCAAAGGACATACTACCTGCTGCTGCTCCATTGGGGTCTGTTCCAGTGGGGTCGGTGATAATCACCATGTTACAGGTTGCGGCTGAGGTGTTAACCAGTAACACC
This DNA window, taken from Methanobacterium subterraneum, encodes the following:
- a CDS encoding zinc-ribbon domain-containing protein encodes the protein MFCPKCGTQNQKNAQFCESCGYRMDSGVEKPVKRPYAQNSSGHSSNDKNPVSGTVFILIGVIILLVSVFGAYIIFGTDVFAQEAISEEGAVNIVNNIVNNTTNNYPGEAKNFVVSKPTKVKQNGKTVWQVPVKYIGTNPNIASVFNGKSVFIPTRGTKDANGQIQVTLTLPNGATIDISSNTQGVGTIVIVTPGVLPEAPPTTETTTATETATQTPTQGTETKSSSAHKETGIDYDVDGDGTTEDWELVY
- a CDS encoding zinc ribbon domain-containing protein, giving the protein MVFCTNCGNKNGDSAVYCSNCGQKLQKISDDQNETLKSQSQSEPQVSHGENELLQEMINVTWKSGLTNRKTLYFTDKNLYVAEGSFLTGGMGFAFGGIIGHYVEKKSLSDREKAARTMNFKEMAARNSNVITIPYNEIINVVMGKKRMLLAPSIKVETTSADYTFIVMDYNKYKQFQQSIPLILGDKVIVE
- a CDS encoding multiprotein bridging factor aMBF1, giving the protein MRCEICGKKVIGKPIRTKIENSIMLTCNDCSKFGKVQREPPKPQRGPGSRAPAGRRRSYRSQEPTHEVIEDYQTVIREAREKKGWSREDLGEKIYEKVSVIHRLESGKMVPDLKLARKLERILKVTLLEKTEQAQMDDQNAAHIRRATIGDIARIKKG
- a CDS encoding precorrin-6A/cobalt-precorrin-6A reductase translates to MNVLVMAGTSDARKIITDLSMAGGISVLATATTPHGVELAKSSGAKQVMEGFFDDEKLANIIKENDIELLIDATHPFASTATKNAIKASDVEGVDYIRFERPSTLIPDSQLIHQVNSFEEAAVVVREILNINDSLKEENPLTGNVSPKGKISSKGKVLHLAGVNTLHHLTKVISPDLIVARVLPMVYSVRKSLELGIPYVNILAMEGTFSRRFNGILMEEFQIKVVLTKESGPSGGTMSKIQAALDLEVPVVIVMRPEIDELNGKMVFGEVELLIGEVFSRCQTQSESG
- a CDS encoding DUF356 domain-containing protein, with protein sequence MTIVLIRAENQTKILNSLADIERHAGLKINGTPRIIDNNLADKYAKSIMKDRLRSKSKIAVLVSVKEDATLSILQIRKIHPPAHLVVISEEYRQWEEIKKIFNTLPPLKGYYSSKKKTNSAKNPPSHK
- a CDS encoding proteasome-activating nucleotidase codes for the protein MEKTSQNILKKIEDLKKEIKILKEDNAKTKRNLMWKVRKLEKDKLLIENEKMRLDREVKSLRGEIERFRSPPLVIATVTEVLDEGKVVVKSSTGPHFVIGYSRFLDEKSLEPGARVALNQQTFSIVSVLPSEKDPLVTGMEVEEKPNVSYEQIGGLEEQIVEIKETVELPLKKPELFTDIGIEPPKGVLLYGPPGTGKTLLAKAVAHETNATFIKIVASEFVKKYIGEGARLVRGVFELAKEKAPSIIFIDEIDAIAAKRLKSSTSGDREVQRTLMQLLAEMDGFEGRGDVGIVAATNRPDILDPALLRPGRFDRFIEVPIPNEDGRREILKIHTKNMNLEEDVDVELVSSLSEGASGADLKAICTEAGMFAIREERPIVVMNDFLDAVDKIIGMERDEEMRKEAGVMYG
- a CDS encoding zinc-ribbon domain-containing protein, which translates into the protein MFCTNCGTENLENAQYCQNCGKILNNTEDQSFDYYDAKKPSILIVILGYILAILGGLFGILIGLYLLSKDNPSSKFHGRNIVIIAGISMILGLILTLL